The proteins below come from a single Rhodococcus sp. WMMA185 genomic window:
- a CDS encoding CBS domain-containing protein: MRVHDVMQRPVTTVLQSSGARQAAVLLAEHGWAALPVTDGDGHLVGMLTSGDLLRAGTPSPPDITVGAAMTSPAVAIATYQDLAEATKILLQHGLRSLPVVDDDGQVTGILSRGDLIRLMLKPDEAIAVSAQTRLDDYTGTRRWHVSVSEGSVTVAGSFVDDSERRIAIALANTVPGARSVTTAGHPPGIEQRERLRRPP, encoded by the coding sequence ATGCGAGTTCACGACGTGATGCAGCGGCCAGTGACCACCGTGCTGCAGTCCAGTGGCGCCCGGCAGGCGGCTGTCTTGCTCGCCGAACACGGTTGGGCGGCGCTACCGGTGACCGATGGTGACGGTCACCTCGTAGGAATGCTGACCAGTGGCGACCTACTCCGTGCGGGGACTCCCTCGCCGCCCGACATCACAGTCGGTGCCGCGATGACCTCCCCAGCGGTGGCGATCGCAACGTACCAAGACCTCGCCGAGGCCACGAAAATTCTTCTCCAACACGGTTTGCGGAGTTTGCCCGTGGTTGATGACGACGGGCAGGTAACCGGAATCCTCAGCCGCGGCGACCTGATTCGGCTGATGCTCAAGCCCGACGAAGCGATCGCCGTAAGCGCTCAAACACGCCTCGACGATTACACCGGCACGCGTCGCTGGCACGTGAGTGTCTCCGAGGGAAGCGTCACCGTCGCAGGTTCCTTCGTCGACGACTCTGAACGGCGCATCGCCATCGCCCTCGCCAACACCGTTCCGGGCGCACGCTCGGTAACCACTGCCGGTCACCCGCCAGGTATCGAGCAGCGAGAGCGACTCAGGAGGCCACCTTGA